CGGGCACCGCGACCTGGCCACCCTCGCCGGCAAGGCCGGCCAGGGCGAGCAGGCCGTCGAAGGCCTCGTCGTCGAGCGTGTCCGGATCCAGGCCGGCCGCGGCCTCGGCCAGCAGCGGGTCGATCCGGATCGGGCCGGCGGCGGCGGCCGCCGCGACGGACTCGCGCAGCGCCTCCAGGAACTCGGGCACGGACGCGGCGGTGGCCGCCGAGATCGTCAGGTGCAGGTTGGCGGGCTCGTCGCCGAACCGCATCTGCGGCTGGACGAACCAGCCGCGGTCGAGCATCAGGTCGCTGATCGTGAACGGGTCCACGGCGTCGTCGGTGCCCACCACGACGAGGGAGGTGTCGGGGCGCTCCACGAGGTGGAGGTGGTCGATGGCCTCGATGCCCTCGGCGAGCCGTCGGGTGCCGTCGAGGGTGCGCCGGACGAGGTCGCGGTAGCCCTCGTCGCCGATCAGCTGCACCACGGCCCACGCGGCCGCCAGTGGTCCGCCCGACTTGGTGGACTGGGTGGTGGAGTTGAGCATCGTGTAGCCCGGCCAGTCGGCGTGCGCGAAGAACTGGGGGCGGCGCAGGGCGGCGTCGGCGTGCAGCAGCAGCGACACCCCCTTGGGCGTGTAGGCGTACTTGTGCAGGTCAACCGAGATGCTGGTGACCCCCGGCACGGCGAAGTCCCACGCGGGAGCGTCCGGGGTCCACGGGAGGATCCAGCCGCCGATGCACGCGTCCACGTGGAACCGCAGGCCGCGCTCGCGGGTGACGGCCGCGAGGTCCTCGACGGGGTCGATCACGCCATGGGCGTACGACGGCGTGGAGGCGGCCACCAGCACCACGCGGTCGCCGAGCCGGTCGATCGTCTCGGTCATGGCGGCGACGTCGGCGCGATGGCCCGGGCCCACGGGCACGGTCACGAGCTCGACGCCGAAGTAGTGCGCCGCCTTCGCGAACGCGGCGTGGATCGTGGTGGGCACCACCATGGCCGGCCGCTCGACGCCGGCCGCGTCACGGGCGGTCTGCACGGCCAGCAGGATCGACTCGGTGCCACCCGACGTGACGGTGCCGACCACCTCGTCGCCGCCGTGCAGCGCCGATCGGGCGAATCCGACGAGGTCGGACTCCATCGACAGCAGGCTCGGGAACGCGGTGGGGTCGAGGCCGTTCGTGGCGGCGTACATCGCGATCGCCTGCCGGGCCACCTCGTCGGCCTCCTCGAGGCCCGAGTCGTACACGTAGGCCAGGGTCCGGCCGCCGTGCGTGGGGAGGTCCCCCTGCCGGCGAGCGGCGAGCTCGGCCAGGATCTGGTCAGGTGACATCGAGGCTCCTGAGGCGGTCGTCGAGGCGGTAGCCGCGCAGCAGCACGAGGCTGAGGGCGGCCAGGGCGGCGGGCAGCACCGAGAACCCGAGGGCGATCGCGAGGCGGGCGCTGTCGGGCTGGGTCACGGTGACGTCGCCGGTGGAGGACACGTAGCCGCCCGCGGTGAGCACGAGCGCGAAGATCCCCGGCCCGAGGGCCAGCCCCAGCG
This genomic interval from Aeromicrobium choanae contains the following:
- a CDS encoding pyridoxal phosphate-dependent decarboxylase family protein — translated: MSPDQILAELAARRQGDLPTHGGRTLAYVYDSGLEEADEVARQAIAMYAATNGLDPTAFPSLLSMESDLVGFARSALHGGDEVVGTVTSGGTESILLAVQTARDAAGVERPAMVVPTTIHAAFAKAAHYFGVELVTVPVGPGHRADVAAMTETIDRLGDRVVLVAASTPSYAHGVIDPVEDLAAVTRERGLRFHVDACIGGWILPWTPDAPAWDFAVPGVTSISVDLHKYAYTPKGVSLLLHADAALRRPQFFAHADWPGYTMLNSTTQSTKSGGPLAAAWAVVQLIGDEGYRDLVRRTLDGTRRLAEGIEAIDHLHLVERPDTSLVVVGTDDAVDPFTISDLMLDRGWFVQPQMRFGDEPANLHLTISAATAASVPEFLEALRESVAAAAAAGPIRIDPLLAEAAAGLDPDTLDDEAFDGLLALAGLAGEGGQVAVPERLGPVNALVDVAPPRVREALMIAFLDRLTR